GTTGAACAGCAGCCGGGTCAGGGTGCGGAAGTCGGCCATGCTGTCCATCTGGAACGGGTTCTCTCCGGCGGCCATCTGCTGGCCCAGCGCCGTTGCCGGAACGTCGGCGGTGCCAAACGGCGCCAGCAGCCACAGGCCCCGGGTTCGCCCGGGGTGACGCGCGGCAAACGCGGCCGCGACCCAGCCACCCACGGAGTTGCCGCCGATGATGCAGGACTTGATGCCCAGGCTGTCGAGCCAGTCAGCCAGCCGGTCCGCCATCGCCTCGATGCCTACCGGCTCCGGGGTGGGTGGAATGGCGGTGCTGAACCCCGCCATTTCCGGGATCAGTATGCGGAAATCACGGCGCAACTGCCCGGCGGCGCCCAGCCAGTGATCGGCCTCGCCGGCCATGCCGTGCAGCAGCACCAGGTCGGGCCCGGTACCGCCGTCCAGGTATCGCCAGGTGGTCTCCCCGGCCCGGATCGCGCGGGTTCGAAAGCCGGTGACCCGCCGGCCCAGGCGGGACAGCATCCACAGCCAGCGGCGCGGAATGACATACCAGCTGGCGACACCGGCCAGCAGAAAGGCCAACAGGTAGATCGAAGTGCGGTCCATATCGTTATCATAGGCGCTCAATTCGACCAGGACCTGTTTCATGACTTCCAAGATGCTTTCGGCGCTGGCCGCCATGGCCGTGATTTTCGTCCCGACCGCGGGTGCGTTCGAGTGTGACCCGGAGCCTGTTTTGCCGGGGAACGCGTTCCCGGTCGTGGTGATGGAAACCAGCATGGGCAATGTCGAAGTCGAACTCGACCGCCTGCGCGCACCGGCGACCGTCAACAATTTCCTCCGTTACGTGGTCGAGGGCAGTTACGACAACACGATCTTCCACCGCGTGATCGCGGGCTTCGTGGTGCAGGGCGGTGGCTATGACGGGGAGTTCGAGCAGCGCCCCGTGCATGACCCGGTCATGAACGAGTCCGGCAACGGCCTGGGCAATATCGCCTGGACCATCGCCATGGCGCGTTTCTCCGACCCGCATTCGGCCACCAGCCAGTTCTACTTCAACGTGGCGGACAACTCCGGCAAGCTCGACCCGAGCTCGCGCCAGTGGGGTTACACCGTTTTCGGCACCGTGATTGCCGGACAGGACGTGCTGGAAAAGATCGCCGCCGTGGAGACCGGCTACAACGCCGATGTCGACTTCCAGGACGTACCCCTGGTGCCGGTGATGCTCATCAAGGCCACGGTGCAGTAGCCACCATGTCCGGCCGCCGGTCCCGCTAATGGGCTGGGGTGAGTTTTACTCGCTGGCCTCGCCCATGGTCTGGGCGCTGGCCGTGGTGCTGTTCCGCCGCAGCGGCGAAACGCTGCCGCCCGTCGAGCTGAACCTGTGCAAGAACGGCATCGCCATCGCGCTGATGCTGCCGACGGTGCTGATCTGGGGCGGCTTGCAACCGCCCGCGATGACGGGTTGGGAGTGGTTGCTGGTGCTGGGGTCGGGGGCGCTGGGCATGGCACTGGGCGACTGGTTCTATTTCGAGGCCATCAATCGCCTGGGTGCGGGTCGCGGCGGCATTATCGGCAGCCTGCTCAGCCCGTTCGTTATCGTGCTGTCTGCGGTGTTCCTGGGAGAGCGGCTGGCGGGCCTGCAATGGCTGGGCTTCGCCCTGGTCATGGCGGGTATCGTCATGGTCACCTGGCGACGACGCCGCCGCGAGGTGACCGGAGACGACCTGCGCGCCGGCGTGATCTTCGGCGTACTGGCGATCTTCCTGTTCGCGCTGGCGATCGTCATGGTCAAGCCGGTGCTGGAGCAGCACGAGTTCACCTGGATCGTCCTGCTGCGCCTGCTGGCAGGGCTGGCCGGCATGCTGCTGATTGCCGGCTGGCGCTCGGGAGCGCGCCGAACCCTGGCGCGCTTTCGTGGTCCGCAACCGTGGGCGACCGTGATCTGGGCCTGCGTACTGGGCGGTTGGCTGTCGATGGTGCTGTGGCTGGCCGGCTACAAGCTCATACCCGCGTCCGAGGCGTCCATTTACAACGAAGCGCAGGGCGCCTTTATCGTCCTGTTCGCCTGGTGGATACTGAAAGAGCCCGTGACCACCCGCAAGCTGGTCGGCCTGGGGCTGACACTGGCCGGCGTGGTCACCATGCTGATGGCCTAGGAGGCATCCGATGGATTATCAACGCACGCGCCGGTTCCTGCTGGCCGGCACACTGGCCCTGGTCGCCATCCTGGCGGCGACACCCTTCCTCGATAACCGCGCGGAAGCCAACTACGAGGCCCTGTTCCAGCGTGCCCTGGTGACTTTTGCGCTGGCGCGAACGCTGAACGGCGTGATCTCCGCAGTGCAGGGCACCGAGGTGGCGCTGCAGCCGGCGGGGGTGGGCGTGACGCTGACGCCGGGGGAGATACTCGACCCCGTCAACGACCTGGTCGAGCGGTTTTCATGGATTATGCTGGGCGCGACCGTTTCGCTGGGTATCCAGCAGGTGCTGCTGGAAGTGAGTGCCTGGTGGGTGTTGCAGGCCCTGGTGGTGGTTCTGGCCGTCAGCCTGTTGCTGCTCTTGCTTTTACGGCCGCGTGGCGCCGACGGGACGGACGGCACGGGCCGCCGGGTGCTGTGGCGGGTGCTGATGATCGCGCTGTTCCTGCGCTTCGCCGTGCCGCTGACGCTGATCGCCAATGAAGCCCTGTACGACCTGTTCCTGCAGCCCCGCTACGACGCCAGCACCGAGGTGATTGCGACTGCCGGCGAGGCGCTGGAACGCATGGCCGTGGAAGGCGGGCCCGGTGAGGATGGGCCGCAGCCGGGTGACGGCGAAGCCGGTGGCTCCTGGCTCGATGGCGTCGTCGATTCCCTGGGCCGCGCCTGGGATGGCGCCAGGGACAGCGTGCAACTGGGCGAAAAGGTCAATCGCGTCAAGGAACGAGCCGCCGAGGTCATCGAACACGTCATCCAGTTAAGCGTGGTGTTCATCCTGCAAACGGGCGTTTTGCCCATCGTATTCCTGTGGCTTTTCCTGCAATTGGGCAAATGGTTGCTGCGCCCCAGCACTGGTCGTGCAGAACATTGACATTAATTGAGTAAATTACCTACAAAGTATATATTGACAATAACGGCAATATTTATTATAACAGTCATACAGGGGAGACGCCCAACACGTTACCGGTCTGGCCTGGATAACACGCGGCCCGCATCAAGGGGATTAGCGGAGAAACGCGCAGGGGAGGGACAACGGGTAACAACAGGGTGAAAACAGCCGGCCAGGGTCGAGGCCGGCTGATTTTATGCCTGGACAAAATGCCGCAGGCCACCAGGAAGCCTGCCCTGCACCAGGAATCTGGTGCTCCGGGTCTGCCAGGCCACGAATTCTTGATACCATTCCCACCCAACGCGCCCGTAGCTCATCAGGATACGGGCGACGGCCCAGGTGCCCTGCTTCTTGCGCTTCGCGCAAACCGCAGGCCACCAGGAAGCCTGCCCTGCACCAGGAATCTGGTGCTCCGGGTCTGATAGGCAGCGATTTCTTGATACCATTTCCACCCAACGCGCCCGTAGCTCATCAGGATAGAGCACCAGATTCCTAATCTGGGGGTAGCAGGTTCGAGTCCTGCCGGGCGCGCCATGCTCACTACTCACTCCTAACTCCTCACTCCTCCCCAACCACCTTGACCCAGATCGCGACCTACAACATCCACCGCTGCATCGGTGGCGATGGTCATTACGATCCCGGCCGTATTCGTAAAGTGCTGCAGGAGATCGATGCGGATGTCGTCGCGCTGCAGGAGGTGGAACTGTTTCACGAGCATCCCGGATTGCTGGATGAACTCACCCGGGGCAGTGAGTGGCGGGCGATTCACGATGTCACGCTGCGGCGGTCTTCCGGGCACTACGGCAATGCCGTGCTGACCCGGTTGCCGGTGCTGGCCATGGAGCGGGTTGACCTGTCCTGGCCGGGCCGGGAGCCGCGCGGTGCGCTG
This genomic stretch from Marinihelvus fidelis harbors:
- a CDS encoding DMT family transporter: MGWGEFYSLASPMVWALAVVLFRRSGETLPPVELNLCKNGIAIALMLPTVLIWGGLQPPAMTGWEWLLVLGSGALGMALGDWFYFEAINRLGAGRGGIIGSLLSPFVIVLSAVFLGERLAGLQWLGFALVMAGIVMVTWRRRRREVTGDDLRAGVIFGVLAIFLFALAIVMVKPVLEQHEFTWIVLLRLLAGLAGMLLIAGWRSGARRTLARFRGPQPWATVIWACVLGGWLSMVLWLAGYKLIPASEASIYNEAQGAFIVLFAWWILKEPVTTRKLVGLGLTLAGVVTMLMA
- a CDS encoding alpha/beta fold hydrolase; amino-acid sequence: MKQVLVELSAYDNDMDRTSIYLLAFLLAGVASWYVIPRRWLWMLSRLGRRVTGFRTRAIRAGETTWRYLDGGTGPDLVLLHGMAGEADHWLGAAGQLRRDFRILIPEMAGFSTAIPPTPEPVGIEAMADRLADWLDSLGIKSCIIGGNSVGGWVAAAFAARHPGRTRGLWLLAPFGTADVPATALGQQMAAGENPFQMDSMADFRTLTRLLFNSAPQVPYPIARATFLNARRLSPITQRVPGEVLGTAPSLQSLTRQIDVPTLVEWGEQDKVMDVTAAGLLAGCLAQADVVTHDECGHMVMLECPTRAASALRRFARKHGWLPA
- a CDS encoding peptidylprolyl isomerase, whose protein sequence is MTSKMLSALAAMAVIFVPTAGAFECDPEPVLPGNAFPVVVMETSMGNVEVELDRLRAPATVNNFLRYVVEGSYDNTIFHRVIAGFVVQGGGYDGEFEQRPVHDPVMNESGNGLGNIAWTIAMARFSDPHSATSQFYFNVADNSGKLDPSSRQWGYTVFGTVIAGQDVLEKIAAVETGYNADVDFQDVPLVPVMLIKATVQ